One genomic window of Camelina sativa cultivar DH55 chromosome 5, Cs, whole genome shotgun sequence includes the following:
- the LOC104789593 gene encoding zinc finger BED domain-containing protein RICESLEEPER 4-like: MIAKCIIQHDLPFAYVEYERVRSIWKYLNEDVKFISRNTSAADVYKFYENEAENLKRELVNLPGRISLTSDLWSAITQEGYMCLTAHYIDKNWKLNNKILAFCAVPSPHTDNATNNDTMQEMVKNQLMLRNDLLCGGEYFHVRCAAHVLNVIVQDGLAVIGDSLDQIRESIKYVQRSERREILFAKCVESVGIKHKAGLLLDVKTIWNSTYKMLDRALKYRAAFANLKVPHIQLPTCTSCMQVWKINNWLTVNEFSDDEVIRIMIVPMKEKFDKYWEEVSDIFAMTTVLDPRLKLTLANYCFGKLDKSSCQQKIEQLKSKLPTLFESYENKSVFASHSTKTHETDYQRDDNEGKRGSFSNYDVFGFEVSSSSCFKNCRFCFFRNYRFSRSGLMSKILVLKKLQDFLAFRKETVVASGKTSLQMYLDESAIDMKNFESLDILKYWKDNSQRYGELASMACDLLSIPITTVASESSFSIGTRVLSKYRSCLLPKNVQTLIYSRNWLKGFEAYENEEEKELIGEDEALPYFQSIVDDEETA, translated from the exons ATGATAGCTAAATGTATCATTCAACATGATCTCCCATTTGCTTATGTTGAGTATGAGAGAGTAAGATCAATTTGGAAGTATTTGAATGAAGATGTGAAATTTATCAGCCGTAACACATCGGCAGCCGATGTTTACAAGTTTTATGAGAATGAAGCAGAGAATTTAAAGCGAGAATTAGTTAATCTTCCTGGAAGGATCAGTCTCACTTCTGATTTATGGTCTGCAATCACTCAGGAGGGATACATGTGTTTAACAGCACATTACATTGACAAGAATTGGAAACTGAACAACAAAATTCTAGCATTTTGTGCTGTACCGTCTCCACATACAG ACAATGCTACTAACAATGATACAATGCAAGAGATGGTGAAAAATCAGCTTATGTTGCGAAATGATTTGTTGTGTGGAGGAGAGTATTTTCATGTGAGATGTGCAGCACATGTTCTTAATGTCATTGTTCAAGATGGTCTGGCAGTGATTGGTGATTCGTTGGATCAAATCAGGGAGAGTATCAAGTATGTTCAAAGATCAGAACGCCGGGAGATACTATTCGCAAAATGTGTGGAATCTGTTGGTATAAAGCATAAGGCTGGTTTGCTGCTGGATGTGAAAACAATATGGAACTCAACATACAAGATGCTTGATAGGGCTCTCAAGTATAGAGCTGCATTTGCTAATCTCAAA GTTCCACATATCCAACTTCCAACTTGTACTTCATGCATGCAAGTCTGGAAGATCAATAACTGGTTGACAGTGAATGAGTTTAGCGATGATGAAGTTATTAGAATCATGATTGTACCCATGAAGGAGAAGTTTGATAAGTACTGGGAAGAAGTAAGTGATATATTTGCAATGACTACAGTGCTTGATCCAAGGTTGAAGCTAACACTTGCAAACTATTGTTTTGGTAAACTTGATAAAAGTTCTTGTCAACAGAAGATTGAACAATTGAAAAGTAAACTACCTACTTTGTTTGAATCATATGAGAACAAGTCAGTTTTTGCATCACATTCTACGAAGACACATGAAACAGATTACCAGAGAGATGACAATGAAGGCAAAAGAGGAAGCTTTAGCAATTACGAT gtttttggttttgaagtttcaAGTTCTAGTTGTTTCAAAAACTGCAG gttctgtttttttagaAACTACAGGTTTTCACGTTCTGGTCTTATGTCTAAGATTctggttttaaaaaaactgCAG GATTTCTTAGCCTTTCGAAAAGAGACTGTTGTTGCTAGTGGAAAGACTTCCTTACAAATGTATCTTGATGAATCGGCAATAGACATGAAGAATTTTGAGAGTTTAGACATTCTAAAgtattggaaagataactctcAGCGCTATGGAGAATTGGCTTCCATGGCTTGTGATCTTCTTAGTATTCCTATCACAACAGTAGCCTCTGAATCTTCCTTTAGCATTGGAACTCGAGTTTTGAGCAAGTATAGAAGTTGCCTCCTTCCAAAAAATGTTCAAACACTAATATACAGTCGCAATtggttaaaaggttttgaagcaTATGAAAATG AGGAGGAGAAAGAATTAATTGGTGAAGATGAGGCACTACCTTATTTCCAatcgattgttgatgatgaagaaacggcttga